Proteins encoded within one genomic window of Festucalex cinctus isolate MCC-2025b chromosome 18, RoL_Fcin_1.0, whole genome shotgun sequence:
- the htr3a gene encoding 5-hydroxytryptamine receptor 3A, with protein sequence MRPTSAWTTLLLFFVIQGTSRTCTAKKVGSSTGRFANATLVRLSEFLSAGYKKGVRPVKDWRTSTLVAIDLMVYSILNVDEKNQVLTTYVWYRQSWTDEFLVWNPEDFDEVKQVSLPTANVWVPDILINEFVDVGKSPDIPYVYVTHDGLVRNYKPIQVVTACTLNIYNFPFDVQKCSLTFQSWLHTIDDINITLMRSPEELREDKSVFMNQGEWELLHILSNYKIFSVDDDDYYAEMKFHVVIRRRPLFYTVNLLLPSIFLMVMDIVGFYLPPDSGERVSFKITLLLGYSVFLIIVSDTLPATAIGTPLIGVYFVVCMALLVISLTETVLIVRLVHKQELQPPVPHWLRYLVLERAPALFCIHKKHRLCSRLSSQGSDMDDYKDNNYGTVQCRLHHTCELGRQHEREAALLGRGLPPPRDPSPPVVSNILQEVTAIRNFLEKRDRGNEVAKEWLQVGYVLDVLLFRVYLVAVVAYSITLGTLWSVWQVA encoded by the exons ATGAGACCAACATCAGCCTGGACTACGCTGCTTCTCTTCTTTGTTATTCAAGGGACATCAAGAACTTGCACAG CGAAGAAAGTGGGCAGCAGCACCGGCCGATTCGCCAACGCCACATTGGTGCGCCTCTCTGAGTTTTTGAGTGCTGGCTACAAGAAAGGGGTTCGACCCGTGAAAGACTGGCGGACGTCcaccctggtggccatcgaCTTGATGGTTTACTCCATCCTCAACGTG GATGAAAAGAACCAGGTCTTGACGACGTATGTGTGGTACAGACAG TCATGGACCGATGAATTCCTGGTCTGGAATCCCGAAGACTTTGACGAGGTCAAGCAAGTTTCTCTACCGACTGCCAACGTGTGGGTGCCGGATATCCTCATCAACGAGTT CGTGGACGTGGGGAAGTCTCCCGACATACCGTACGTGTACGTGACCCACGATGGGCTGGTGCGCAACTACAAGCCGATCCAGGTGGTCACCGCCTGCACGCTCAACATCTACAACTTCCCGTTTGATGTCCAGAAATGCAGCCTGACCTTCCAGAGTTGGCTCCATACAA TTGATGACATCAACATCACGTTGATGCGCAGCCCCGAGGAGTTGAGGGAGGACAAGAGCGTCTTCATGAACCAAGGAGAGTGGGAGCTGCTGCACATTCTGTCCAACTACAAAATCTTCAGCGTGGACGACGACGATTACTATGCCGAGATGAAGTTTCAT GTGGTGATCCGTCGGCGGCCATTATTCTACACGGTCAACCTGTTGCTGCCCAGCATCTTCCTGATGGTGATGGACATCGTGGGCTTCTATCTGCCCCCCGACAGCGGCGAGAGAGTTTCTTTCAAGATCACCTTGCTGCTGGGATACTCAGTCTTCCTCATCATCGTATCCGACACTCTGCCTGCCACCGCCATTGGAACGCCACTAATAG GCGTGTATTTCGTCGTCTGCATGGCCCTCCTGGTGATCAGCCTGACGGAAACGGTGTTGATCGTGCGTCTGGTGCACAAGCAGGAACTGCAGCCCCCCGTGCCCCACTGGCTGAGGTATCTGGTCCTGGAGAGAGCTCCGGCCCTCTTCTGCATCCACAAGAAGCACCGGCTGTGCTCCAGACTGTCCTCGCAGGGCTCAGATATGGACGACTACAAGGACAACAACTATGGGACTG TCCAGTGTCGGCTCCACCACACCTGCGAGCTCGGCCGGCAGCACGAGAGGGAGGCGGCCCTGTTGGGTCGGGGCTTGCCGCCCCCCAGGGACCCGTCGCCGCCCGTCGTCAGCAACATCCTGCAGGAGGTGACGGCGATACGCAACTTCCTGGAGAAACGGGACCGCGGCAACGAGGTGGCCAAGGAGTGGCTGCAGGTGGGCTACGTGCTGGACGTGCTGCTCTTCAGGGTCTACCTGGTGGCCGTGGTGGCCTACAGCATCACGCTGGGCACACTGTGGTCTGTGTGGCAGGTGGCCTGA